The Solibacillus sp. FSL R7-0682 genome includes a window with the following:
- a CDS encoding FtsK/SpoIIIE family DNA translocase: MERNTKSKSKSKAKPKTKAKSNPKELHPLAYEIIGLLLIAFAIIEFFELGFVGRWTHSLALFFFGNLHFIVPLLCFLIAGMLMVRRRGVAFKKRIVYGVLFVGASLTIFSHSMLFEQLYATNALISNSVLKETWRILISMDGIINRSNALGGGMIGGFLFSMLHVLFDSAGAKIAALVLLAIGFILITGKAFVPILIEKAPNLKPKMKRAKRNNRQRTNASPNQRAQRVQQESLEDMPFDEEAADEEQIIIMAPPRNEQPIISNFVEQVKSEQQKETKNEDVQPSEAINLVQTTTEQAYSLPSIQLLNAPPGHDQSGEYSVIQSNAKKLEQTFMSFGVKARVTQVHLGPAVTKYEVMPDIGVKVSKIVSLQDDLALALAAKDIRIEAPIPGKSAVGIEVPNSEIAIVTLREVIEANEMFKVESKLLVSLGRDVTGQAISAELNKMPHLLVAGSTGSGKSVCINGIIVSIIMRAKPSEVRMMMIDPKMVELSVYNGIPHLLAPVVTDARKAAQALQKVVSEMERRYDLFSMSGTRNIEGYNDHIQKHNEEAEEEQPKLPYIVVIVDELADLMMVASSEVEDAITRLAQMARAAGIHLIIATQRPSVDVITGIIKANIPSRIAFAVSSSVDSRTILDMGGAERLLGRGDMLYLPAGASKPVRVQGAFVSDAEVEKVIDNVIQQQKVQYEEEMIPTDEPIVELDDTDEIFDDAVQLIIEMQTASVSMLQRRFRIGYSRAARIIDQMEQRGIVGPPDGSKPRQVLVSRH, from the coding sequence TTGGAACGAAATACAAAATCAAAATCGAAATCTAAAGCAAAGCCAAAAACGAAAGCAAAAAGCAATCCGAAAGAGCTTCATCCACTTGCCTATGAAATAATAGGATTACTCCTGATTGCCTTTGCCATTATCGAATTTTTTGAGCTAGGTTTCGTTGGAAGATGGACACACTCCCTCGCCTTATTTTTCTTCGGTAATTTGCACTTTATTGTGCCATTACTATGTTTTTTAATTGCCGGTATGTTGATGGTACGAAGAAGAGGCGTTGCATTTAAGAAACGAATTGTATATGGCGTTTTATTTGTTGGAGCAAGTTTAACAATTTTTAGTCATAGTATGCTTTTTGAACAACTATACGCAACGAATGCTCTAATTTCCAATTCGGTGTTAAAAGAGACATGGCGTATATTAATTAGTATGGATGGCATCATAAATCGTAGTAATGCACTCGGTGGCGGAATGATTGGTGGATTTTTGTTTAGTATGCTACATGTCCTATTTGACTCAGCAGGTGCGAAAATTGCAGCCCTTGTATTACTGGCGATTGGGTTTATTCTTATCACAGGGAAAGCATTCGTCCCTATATTAATAGAAAAAGCACCTAATCTAAAGCCCAAAATGAAAAGGGCTAAACGCAATAATAGACAGCGTACGAATGCAAGTCCAAACCAACGGGCTCAACGTGTTCAACAGGAATCATTAGAGGATATGCCCTTCGATGAGGAGGCAGCGGATGAAGAGCAAATAATTATTATGGCTCCTCCTCGAAATGAACAACCTATCATATCAAATTTTGTTGAGCAGGTGAAAAGTGAACAACAGAAGGAGACGAAAAACGAAGACGTACAGCCAAGTGAAGCAATCAATTTAGTTCAAACAACGACTGAACAAGCCTATTCATTACCATCGATACAACTATTAAATGCACCACCTGGGCATGATCAAAGTGGCGAATATTCTGTGATTCAATCCAATGCGAAAAAACTGGAACAAACGTTTATGAGTTTTGGTGTTAAAGCAAGAGTAACGCAGGTTCATTTAGGGCCAGCAGTTACAAAATATGAAGTAATGCCAGATATTGGCGTGAAAGTGAGCAAAATTGTAAGCTTACAGGACGATTTAGCACTTGCACTAGCAGCAAAGGATATCCGAATTGAAGCACCAATACCTGGTAAATCAGCAGTTGGTATTGAAGTACCAAATAGTGAAATAGCGATAGTAACTTTACGAGAAGTTATCGAGGCGAATGAAATGTTCAAAGTTGAGTCCAAATTGCTCGTAAGTTTAGGACGAGATGTAACAGGACAAGCAATCTCAGCTGAATTAAATAAAATGCCACACTTATTAGTTGCTGGCTCAACAGGTAGTGGGAAAAGTGTATGTATTAATGGCATTATTGTGTCAATCATTATGCGAGCAAAACCATCAGAAGTACGTATGATGATGATTGATCCGAAAATGGTTGAACTAAGTGTTTATAATGGCATTCCACATTTACTAGCACCAGTTGTTACCGATGCAAGGAAAGCGGCACAGGCATTACAAAAAGTTGTTTCAGAAATGGAACGTCGATATGATTTGTTTTCTATGTCAGGGACACGCAATATTGAAGGCTATAATGACCATATTCAAAAACATAATGAAGAAGCCGAGGAGGAACAACCGAAGCTTCCTTACATTGTCGTGATTGTGGACGAGTTAGCTGATTTAATGATGGTTGCTTCCAGTGAAGTCGAAGATGCAATTACACGCCTTGCCCAAATGGCCCGCGCGGCAGGAATTCATCTAATAATTGCAACCCAACGTCCGTCAGTTGATGTCATTACTGGGATTATAAAGGCCAATATCCCTTCTAGAATTGCTTTTGCTGTTTCCTCTTCAGTTGATTCTCGAACAATTTTAGATATGGGCGGAGCAGAACGATTATTAGGACGGGGAGATATGTTGTACTTACCAGCGGGTGCTTCAAAACCTGTTCGTGTACAAGGGGCATTTGTAAGTGATGCGGAGGTAGAAAAGGTAATAGATAATGTAATTCAACAGCAAAAGGTGCAATATGAGGAAGAAATGATTCCAACCGATGAGCCGATTGTAGAGTTAGATGATACAGATGAAATATTTGACGATGCAGTGCAATTAATAATAGAAATGCAAACAGCATCTGTTTCGATGTTACAACGTCGCTTCCGTATTGGATATTCACGAGCTGCCCGAATTATAGATCAAATGGAACAACGTGGAATTGTCGGACCGCCAGATGGCAGTAAGCCGCGTCAAGTGCTAGTTAGTCGACACTAA